In the Opitutaceae bacterium genome, one interval contains:
- the fabG gene encoding 3-oxoacyl-[acyl-carrier-protein] reductase has product MTLTFENRTALVTGAGRGIGKAIAETLASNGVEVICVSRTAETCTAVADGIIASGGRARALPVDVADSAAVQAASDSLLAEFGVIDILVNNAGITRDGLLFRMSDADWQDVLQTNLSSCFYWVRGLGRAMTRKRWGRIVNISSVSGIAGNAGQTNYAAAKAGMIGLTKSLAREFASRSVTANAVAPGFIRTDMTAAFTGEIGEKILAGIPLKRFGESVDIANMVAYLCSEEANYITGQVFTVDGGMVM; this is encoded by the coding sequence ATGACACTTACCTTTGAAAATCGAACCGCCCTGGTGACCGGAGCCGGTCGGGGCATCGGGAAAGCGATTGCCGAGACCCTGGCCTCCAACGGGGTCGAGGTGATCTGTGTGAGCCGGACCGCCGAGACCTGCACCGCGGTGGCGGACGGGATCATCGCGTCGGGAGGCAGGGCACGGGCCCTGCCGGTCGATGTTGCGGACAGTGCGGCCGTCCAGGCGGCCAGTGACTCCCTGCTGGCCGAATTCGGCGTGATTGATATCCTCGTCAACAATGCGGGGATCACCCGGGACGGATTGCTCTTCCGCATGTCGGACGCGGATTGGCAGGATGTCCTGCAGACCAATCTCTCCAGCTGCTTTTACTGGGTGCGCGGATTGGGACGGGCCATGACCCGCAAGCGCTGGGGCCGTATTGTCAACATCAGCTCGGTCTCGGGCATCGCGGGCAATGCCGGGCAGACGAATTACGCGGCGGCGAAAGCCGGGATGATCGGACTGACCAAGAGCCTGGCCCGGGAATTCGCGTCCCGTTCAGTCACCGCCAATGCGGTCGCTCCCGGATTCATCAGGACCGACATGACGGCTGCCTTCACCGGAGAAATCGGAGAGAAGATCCTCGCGGGAATTCCCCTGAAACGATTTGGGGAATCCGTCGACATTGCCAACATGGTGGCCTACCTCTGCTCGGAAGAAGCCAATTATATCACAGGCCAGGTTTTTACCGTTGACGGCGGCATGGTGATGTGA
- the folD gene encoding bifunctional methylenetetrahydrofolate dehydrogenase/methenyltetrahydrofolate cyclohydrolase FolD, whose translation MELIDGNQIAQAITTELKQVVDGLTGRKPCIAFVRVGEDPASVSYVNKKNRTAAEIGMLTRLETFPETASAAEVFACIDRLNADPEVDGILVQAPLPPQIDDVEAFCRVDPEKDVDGFHTVNAGKLFQEDDSGFISCTPAGILELLQRSNVSLAGKHVVVIGRSLIVGKAVALLALEKKPWANATVSVCHSRTRDLPALARQADVLIAAIGRPEFVTADMVKPGAVVIDVGINRVPDPTRKRGYRLTGDVDFQKVSALASKITPVPGGVGPMTVAMLMKNTLKAFQQAQTRGSTRS comes from the coding sequence ATGGAACTGATTGACGGAAACCAGATCGCCCAGGCCATCACCACCGAGCTGAAGCAGGTGGTCGACGGGCTGACCGGGCGCAAACCCTGCATTGCATTCGTCCGCGTGGGCGAAGACCCGGCCTCCGTCTCCTACGTCAACAAGAAGAACCGGACCGCGGCGGAGATCGGCATGCTGACCCGCCTTGAGACATTTCCGGAGACCGCTTCGGCCGCCGAGGTCTTTGCCTGCATCGACCGGCTCAATGCCGACCCCGAGGTGGACGGTATCCTTGTCCAGGCTCCCCTGCCCCCGCAGATCGACGACGTGGAGGCCTTCTGCCGGGTCGACCCGGAGAAGGACGTTGACGGATTCCATACCGTCAATGCCGGCAAGCTTTTTCAGGAAGACGATTCCGGCTTCATTTCCTGCACCCCGGCCGGAATCCTCGAACTGCTCCAGCGGTCGAATGTATCTCTCGCCGGCAAGCACGTGGTCGTCATCGGCCGCAGTCTCATCGTCGGCAAGGCCGTCGCCCTGCTGGCTCTTGAGAAGAAACCCTGGGCCAATGCCACCGTCTCCGTCTGCCATTCGCGGACACGCGATCTGCCGGCGCTGGCCCGCCAGGCCGATGTCCTCATTGCCGCGATCGGCCGGCCTGAATTCGTGACGGCGGACATGGTCAAACCCGGCGCGGTGGTGATCGACGTAGGCATCAACCGTGTTCCCGATCCGACCCGCAAGCGGGGCTATCGACTGACCGGCGACGTGGATTTTCAGAAGGTCTCCGCTCTGGCTTCCAAGATCACCCCGGTCCCCGGAGGAGTTGGTCCCATGACCGTGGCGATGCTCATGAAAAACACCCTGAAGGCTTTTCAACAGGCCCAAACCCGCGGTTCCACCCGTTCCTGA
- a CDS encoding response regulator, whose translation MSANPRILVVDDQPINIRLLKRVLEKQQMEVVTAENGRECLQRVAENLPDLILLDVMMPDMDGFEVCQELQRKEETRSIPVIFITAETRKEGKLQGLEAGAVDYITKPIDIDETLARVQTQLRFQAINKENVELQTRLGEARRAAAIGAITQGIAHNLNNLLGVVVGYIDLTKTSLNNPEAAQRNLGRIESAVNRMVEIIKQLTSVSTRSRPPLGLIDVADSIGNAIARFHREFSEAIPVEVDNLIPEARVCSNAEVLEDVLVKLLFNAAESYEPTSLQRPIHLRIDREEREGIPVIAFKLSDKGRGIPEDIRDHIFDAFISSKRTVGVGMGLTVARHSIRNLGGDLTLTAGPQGGTTAIFHLPVQKNKNP comes from the coding sequence GTGTCTGCTAATCCGCGCATCCTCGTCGTCGACGACCAACCGATCAATATCCGGCTCCTCAAGCGGGTCCTGGAAAAGCAGCAGATGGAGGTGGTGACGGCCGAAAATGGTCGGGAATGCCTCCAGAGGGTCGCCGAGAATCTGCCCGACCTGATCCTGCTGGATGTCATGATGCCCGACATGGACGGATTCGAAGTCTGTCAGGAACTCCAAAGAAAAGAGGAGACCCGGTCCATCCCCGTCATCTTCATCACGGCCGAAACAAGGAAGGAAGGAAAGCTGCAGGGACTCGAGGCCGGTGCGGTCGACTACATCACCAAGCCCATCGATATCGATGAAACCTTGGCACGGGTGCAGACCCAGCTGCGCTTCCAGGCCATCAACAAGGAGAACGTCGAACTGCAGACCCGCCTGGGCGAAGCACGCCGCGCAGCGGCAATCGGAGCGATCACCCAGGGGATCGCTCACAACCTGAACAATCTCCTCGGTGTGGTGGTCGGCTATATCGACCTGACCAAGACCTCCCTGAACAACCCGGAAGCAGCCCAGCGCAACCTCGGTCGGATCGAGAGCGCCGTCAACCGGATGGTCGAGATCATCAAGCAGCTGACCTCGGTCTCGACCCGCAGCCGCCCCCCGCTCGGATTGATCGACGTCGCTGATTCGATTGGGAATGCCATCGCGCGGTTTCACCGGGAATTCAGCGAGGCCATCCCGGTCGAAGTCGACAACCTGATTCCCGAAGCCAGGGTCTGTTCGAACGCGGAGGTCCTCGAAGACGTCCTGGTCAAGCTTCTCTTCAACGCCGCCGAAAGTTACGAGCCGACCTCCCTGCAGCGGCCGATTCACCTGCGGATAGACCGGGAAGAACGCGAAGGCATTCCGGTCATTGCGTTCAAATTGAGCGACAAAGGTCGCGGCATACCCGAAGACATCCGGGATCATATCTTTGATGCCTTCATCAGCAGCAAGCGCACAGTCGGCGTCGGGATGGGTCTGACCGTGGCCCGCCATTCCATTCGAAATCTCGGCGGCGACCTGACCCTCACGGCCGGACCGCAGGGAGGAACCACCGCCATCTTTCACCTTCCCGTCCAGAAAAACAAAAACCCATGA
- the ndk gene encoding nucleoside-diphosphate kinase — protein MDRTLIIFKPDCMKQGHVGQVLARFESTGFKVVGCKMIQLTPALLREHYAHVADKPFYPEIENFMSSEPVIVMALEGEGIVDKVRTLLGPTDSSKAEKGTIRGDFGKDVMVNVVHASDSDENAAIELKRFFAAGELF, from the coding sequence ATGGATAGAACTCTTATCATTTTTAAGCCCGATTGCATGAAGCAGGGCCACGTGGGCCAGGTGTTGGCTCGTTTCGAGAGCACCGGCTTCAAGGTCGTTGGTTGCAAGATGATCCAGTTGACTCCCGCTTTGCTGCGTGAGCACTACGCACACGTTGCGGACAAGCCGTTTTACCCGGAGATCGAGAATTTCATGAGCTCCGAGCCGGTCATCGTGATGGCCCTTGAAGGGGAGGGGATTGTCGACAAGGTCCGCACTCTTCTCGGCCCGACCGACTCGAGCAAGGCGGAGAAGGGCACCATCCGGGGCGATTTCGGCAAGGACGTCATGGTCAACGTGGTTCACGCCTCCGACAGCGACGAGAATGCCGCCATCGAACTCAAGCGCTTCTTTGCGGCCGGCGAATTGTTCTAG
- a CDS encoding acyl carrier protein, protein MADQKTIEQRVKEIIVNQLNVNEEQITPEASFLDDLGADSLDTVELIMAFEEEFKDEINGEIPESDAEKLQTVGDVIKYISEKSSGS, encoded by the coding sequence ATGGCCGACCAGAAAACCATCGAACAGCGGGTTAAAGAGATCATCGTTAACCAGTTGAACGTTAACGAAGAACAGATAACGCCGGAAGCCTCCTTCCTTGACGACCTCGGGGCCGATTCGCTCGACACAGTCGAGTTGATCATGGCCTTCGAAGAGGAGTTCAAAGATGAGATCAATGGTGAGATTCCCGAGTCGGATGCCGAAAAGCTCCAGACGGTCGGGGATGTCATCAAGTACATCAGCGAGAAGTCCTCAGGCTCCTGA
- a CDS encoding pseudouridine synthase, with translation MDTTIRLQKYLAEQGYCSRREADALVLEGRVRVNGRVAEPGERVRPGEDVVKVGNRVVARKTQETITLAVNKPVGLICSHHDPHNSDTIFDLLPKSLRKRRLLCAGRLDKDSEGLVILTSDGQLANRLMHPSGLIDKRYRVALDQPFPASKTSLLVRGVTSEGEHLKVERAAIVGSRTMDTSTHVDLRMHHGKNREIRRLFQALGFTVKRLRRYQIGSFSLRGFPLRGVKVLTMKEINQLLHIEQNTVPTETTHSS, from the coding sequence ATGGATACAACCATCCGCCTCCAGAAATACCTCGCCGAACAGGGCTACTGCTCACGCCGCGAAGCCGACGCGCTTGTTCTCGAGGGCCGGGTGCGGGTCAACGGACGGGTTGCCGAGCCGGGGGAAAGGGTCCGGCCCGGCGAGGACGTGGTCAAGGTGGGTAATCGGGTCGTCGCCCGCAAAACCCAGGAAACCATCACCCTGGCGGTCAACAAGCCGGTCGGCCTGATCTGCAGCCACCACGACCCTCACAACTCGGACACGATATTCGATCTCCTGCCAAAATCCCTGCGCAAGCGCCGCCTCCTTTGCGCCGGTCGCCTGGACAAGGACAGCGAGGGCCTCGTCATCCTGACCTCCGACGGCCAACTGGCCAACCGACTGATGCACCCTTCGGGCCTGATCGACAAACGATACCGGGTGGCTCTCGATCAGCCCTTTCCTGCGTCCAAGACCAGTCTGCTTGTCCGCGGAGTCACTTCCGAGGGTGAACACCTCAAAGTGGAACGGGCGGCGATCGTCGGTTCCCGCACCATGGACACCTCCACCCACGTCGACCTGAGGATGCATCACGGGAAGAACCGGGAGATCCGTCGCCTCTTTCAGGCGCTCGGTTTCACGGTCAAACGCCTGCGTCGCTACCAGATCGGGTCTTTTTCGTTGCGTGGTTTTCCTTTACGTGGGGTCAAGGTGCTCACTATGAAGGAGATTAACCAACTGCTTCACATCGAACAGAATACCGTTCCAACGGAAACCACCCATTCGTCATGA
- a CDS encoding YifB family Mg chelatase-like AAA ATPase translates to MSLATVCSAALQGIDAVPVTVEVNSGQSGDPRLILVGLPDAAVKESDDRVFSALTNTNFDPPRLRTTINLAPGDLKKEGPIYDLPIALGILAATNQFHAVENLDDYLLAGELSLSGATRPIRGGLAMAQLAKKLGRRGILLPTVSAREAALVRDIPVYAVDSLDQAVRFLEGECPLEPLSADPPAADPQSEPGNDFSEIKGQAAVRRAVEVAVAGGHNLLMIGPPGSGKSMIAKRIPTIMTTPGLDEFLDVLRIHSAAGRTINGGLPFMKRPFRSPHHTISDVGLLGGGSIPGPGEISLAHNGVLFLDELPEFKRSALEVLRQPLEDGTVSISRSAGKVELPCSFMLVAAMNPCPCGYLGDARRECRCSPSQIQRYRARISGPLLDRIDIHIEAPALGIGELRREEPGESSSVIQGRVEKARDRQRRRLRSRRTPCNARMSQRQIREHCRIDDKLGDLLQGAMEQLSLSARAYDRILKVARTIADLAGAESIGQSHLLEAIQYRSLDRNVFY, encoded by the coding sequence ATGTCGCTCGCCACCGTCTGTTCTGCCGCCCTGCAGGGGATTGATGCCGTCCCGGTCACGGTCGAGGTCAACAGCGGCCAGTCCGGCGATCCCAGGCTCATCCTGGTCGGCCTGCCTGATGCCGCGGTCAAGGAGTCCGACGACCGGGTCTTTTCGGCTCTGACCAATACGAACTTCGATCCTCCCCGACTCCGGACGACGATCAATCTGGCACCAGGTGACCTGAAGAAAGAGGGCCCGATTTACGACCTGCCGATTGCACTGGGCATACTCGCGGCCACCAATCAGTTTCACGCCGTCGAGAATCTTGATGACTACCTGCTGGCCGGTGAACTGAGCCTCTCCGGCGCCACCCGGCCGATCCGGGGCGGCCTGGCCATGGCCCAATTGGCGAAGAAACTCGGTCGCCGCGGCATCCTCCTCCCCACCGTTTCAGCCCGTGAGGCCGCCCTGGTCCGGGACATCCCGGTCTATGCGGTCGATTCGCTCGACCAGGCGGTTCGATTTCTGGAAGGAGAATGTCCCCTTGAGCCGCTGTCGGCCGATCCTCCGGCGGCCGATCCGCAATCTGAACCGGGCAATGACTTCTCCGAGATCAAGGGTCAGGCCGCGGTGCGCCGCGCAGTCGAGGTCGCGGTTGCCGGGGGGCACAACCTCCTGATGATCGGCCCTCCCGGATCAGGCAAATCAATGATTGCCAAGCGGATTCCGACCATCATGACCACGCCGGGACTGGACGAGTTCCTGGATGTCCTCCGGATCCATTCGGCAGCCGGTCGGACCATCAACGGCGGGCTTCCCTTCATGAAGCGACCCTTCCGTTCGCCTCACCATACGATCAGCGACGTCGGCCTGTTGGGAGGAGGATCCATCCCGGGGCCCGGTGAAATCTCGCTCGCGCACAACGGGGTTCTCTTCCTGGACGAACTCCCCGAATTCAAGCGCTCGGCCCTGGAGGTACTCCGGCAGCCTCTCGAGGACGGCACCGTCTCCATCTCGCGCAGCGCCGGCAAGGTCGAGTTGCCCTGCAGTTTCATGCTGGTCGCCGCGATGAATCCCTGCCCCTGCGGGTATCTCGGGGATGCCAGACGCGAATGCCGTTGCTCCCCGAGCCAGATCCAGCGCTACAGGGCCAGGATCAGCGGCCCCCTGCTGGACCGGATCGATATTCACATCGAGGCTCCCGCCCTCGGCATCGGCGAACTGCGCCGTGAGGAGCCCGGCGAGTCCTCCTCGGTCATTCAAGGCCGGGTCGAAAAGGCCCGGGACCGGCAACGGCGACGGTTGCGTTCGCGGAGAACTCCCTGCAATGCTAGGATGAGCCAACGGCAGATTCGTGAACATTGCCGGATTGACGACAAACTGGGCGATCTGCTTCAGGGAGCGATGGAGCAATTGTCGCTCTCGGCACGGGCCTACGACCGGATCCTGAAAGTCGCCCGGACAATCGCCGACCTGGCCGGCGCCGAATCAATCGGCCAATCCCACCTGCTCGAAGCCATCCAGTACCGCAGCCTCGACCGGAATGTCTTTTACTGA
- the fabF gene encoding beta-ketoacyl-ACP synthase II, whose translation MSRAFFMEYPNDKRRIVVTGLGVITSLGQDIDAFWASILAGRSGVSRVQAFDTTEYSCQIGAEVADFKAEDYMPPKEVRRNDRYTHFAVAATKRAVEDAGLDTSSLNSERFGVFVGSGIGGMWTIENQSRILFERGPRKISPFMIPSLIANMASGIIAIEVGARGPNMSIVTACATATHCIGEALRTLRSGGADIMLAGGSEAAITPLGFAGFCAMKAMSTRNDSPAQASRPFDIGRDGFIMGEGSGILVLETLEHARARGARIYCEISGYGSSCDAFHITQPDPEGRGLSLAMREALKDGRINPDEINYINAHGTSTPYNDKFETMAVKAVLGEHAYRIKMSSTKSMTGHLLGAAGGIEAAITAKVLQTGSIPATINYDEPDPECDLDYVPNVAQTGSVRVAMSNNLGFGGQNASLVFRAI comes from the coding sequence GTGAGCAGGGCTTTTTTCATGGAATACCCCAACGACAAACGCCGGATAGTGGTGACCGGCCTCGGAGTGATCACCTCTCTGGGGCAGGACATCGATGCGTTCTGGGCCAGTATCCTGGCCGGCAGATCCGGGGTGAGTCGCGTCCAGGCTTTTGACACGACGGAGTATTCCTGCCAGATCGGCGCCGAGGTCGCCGATTTCAAGGCGGAGGACTATATGCCGCCGAAGGAAGTCCGCCGCAATGACCGCTACACTCATTTTGCCGTGGCGGCGACCAAGCGCGCCGTCGAGGACGCGGGACTCGATACCTCCTCGTTGAATTCGGAACGCTTCGGCGTCTTTGTCGGCTCCGGTATCGGGGGAATGTGGACGATCGAGAATCAGTCCCGTATTCTCTTTGAGCGGGGGCCACGCAAGATTTCCCCCTTCATGATTCCGTCGCTCATCGCAAACATGGCGAGCGGCATCATCGCGATCGAAGTCGGCGCACGCGGTCCGAACATGTCCATTGTGACAGCCTGCGCGACCGCCACCCACTGCATCGGAGAGGCGCTGCGCACCCTCCGGTCGGGAGGCGCCGACATCATGCTGGCGGGTGGCAGCGAGGCCGCCATCACCCCTCTCGGATTTGCCGGTTTCTGTGCGATGAAGGCGATGAGCACCCGCAATGACTCTCCCGCCCAGGCGTCGCGCCCCTTCGACATCGGCCGCGATGGGTTCATCATGGGCGAAGGATCCGGCATTCTTGTGCTGGAGACCCTCGAACACGCCAGGGCCCGCGGCGCCCGGATCTACTGTGAGATCAGCGGCTACGGATCTTCCTGCGACGCCTTTCACATCACTCAGCCCGATCCCGAGGGTCGTGGTCTTTCGTTGGCCATGCGAGAGGCGCTGAAGGATGGCCGGATCAATCCGGACGAGATCAACTACATCAACGCCCACGGCACGTCGACGCCCTACAACGACAAATTCGAGACGATGGCGGTCAAAGCCGTTCTCGGGGAACATGCCTACCGGATCAAGATGAGTTCGACCAAGTCGATGACCGGCCACCTCCTGGGCGCGGCCGGCGGGATCGAAGCGGCCATCACTGCCAAGGTCCTCCAGACCGGTTCCATTCCGGCAACCATCAATTACGATGAGCCGGATCCGGAATGTGACCTCGACTACGTGCCCAACGTCGCCCAGACCGGTTCCGTCCGGGTTGCGATGAGCAACAATCTGGGTTTCGGCGGTCAGAACGCTTCGCTCGTTTTCCGGGCGATCTGA
- a CDS encoding sulfite reductase subunit alpha: MPDPDEPAGYNKDNPFSATLTVNRILNKPGSAKDTRHLVVNVAGSGFRYKTGDSLGVFPSNHPEVVDGVLKQGGFSGQEPVALPKVEGLLPLREALSSRLSLAQPTRKFLEFFMTRTSDPSEKARLEELLSGEKAEACREYLLNREVPDLLEDFPGVRLSAQDLVDLLRRLNPRLYSIASSFLAYPEEIHLTVAPVRYTTNNRERHGVCSTFLADRARPGIDQFPVFLSSSHFGLTEDKARDIIMVGPGTGIAPFRAFLQEREATGASGRNWLFFGDQHAATDYLYGEEFEDYVRKGILHRVDLAFSRDQDHKIYVQDRLRESGPEIWKWIRDGAIFYVCGDAKRMAKDVDTALRDIFMQAGGMSEDQAAEAIKLMRREKRYQRDVY, encoded by the coding sequence ATGCCTGATCCTGACGAACCTGCGGGCTATAACAAGGACAACCCGTTTTCGGCCACTCTGACCGTCAACCGGATTCTCAACAAGCCGGGTTCGGCCAAAGACACGCGTCATCTGGTTGTCAACGTGGCCGGCAGCGGATTTCGCTACAAGACCGGCGATTCGCTCGGCGTCTTTCCGTCCAACCATCCGGAGGTGGTCGACGGTGTCTTGAAACAGGGAGGGTTCAGCGGGCAGGAGCCGGTTGCCCTGCCCAAGGTTGAGGGTCTGCTCCCGCTGCGCGAAGCGTTGAGTTCGAGATTGAGTCTGGCCCAGCCAACCCGGAAATTCCTCGAGTTCTTCATGACCCGGACTTCCGATCCCTCGGAGAAGGCGCGACTCGAGGAACTCCTGTCCGGCGAAAAGGCGGAAGCGTGCCGCGAATACCTGCTCAACCGGGAGGTCCCCGACCTCCTGGAGGATTTTCCGGGGGTCCGGCTGTCCGCCCAGGATCTGGTCGATCTCCTTCGCCGGCTGAATCCGCGGCTCTACTCCATCGCATCGTCTTTTCTCGCCTACCCCGAGGAGATCCATCTGACGGTCGCCCCGGTGCGCTACACGACGAACAATCGGGAACGTCACGGAGTCTGCTCCACCTTCCTGGCCGACAGGGCCAGGCCCGGAATCGACCAATTCCCCGTTTTTCTTTCAAGTTCGCACTTCGGCCTGACCGAGGACAAGGCCCGGGATATCATCATGGTCGGTCCGGGTACGGGGATCGCTCCGTTCCGCGCTTTCCTTCAGGAAAGGGAAGCGACCGGCGCCTCCGGCAGAAACTGGCTCTTTTTTGGCGACCAGCATGCCGCCACCGACTACCTTTACGGCGAGGAATTCGAGGATTACGTGAGGAAGGGGATCCTACATCGGGTCGATCTCGCCTTTTCGCGCGACCAGGACCACAAGATCTATGTTCAGGACCGTCTGAGGGAAAGCGGCCCCGAGATATGGAAGTGGATTCGCGATGGCGCCATCTTCTATGTTTGCGGCGATGCCAAACGGATGGCGAAAGATGTCGACACCGCCCTCAGGGACATCTTCATGCAGGCGGGCGGAATGAGCGAAGACCAGGCCGCCGAAGCAATCAAACTCATGCGTCGCGAGAAGCGCTACCAGCGTGATGTCTATTGA